Proteins encoded in a region of the Nitrospiraceae bacterium genome:
- a CDS encoding PilZ domain-containing protein, with the protein MPRQQDTARSFKGTDATKFSVTATPGYEGHVLEMDVNQEAVLLRGAKGQLIGTMPWSGVIDRILANEDDARFAHSRAHPRAPLAVKVRYTTIDGKQFDSLTGGIGGGGLFIESSTPLAPGTELSVEFALPDRPWERLKAKAKVAWTRNKPERYLLFPGMGVQFINIDPGSQQQLVELVTALNRSRSTT; encoded by the coding sequence ATGCCCAGACAGCAAGACACCGCCCGATCGTTTAAGGGGACCGACGCGACAAAGTTTTCTGTGACTGCGACACCCGGCTACGAAGGCCACGTGCTTGAAATGGACGTGAACCAAGAAGCCGTCTTACTCCGGGGAGCCAAGGGGCAGCTCATTGGAACCATGCCGTGGAGTGGAGTGATCGATCGTATCCTCGCGAACGAGGACGATGCTCGATTTGCCCATTCTCGAGCCCATCCACGAGCCCCCCTCGCTGTGAAGGTTCGGTATACGACCATTGACGGCAAACAGTTCGATAGCCTGACCGGCGGGATTGGTGGAGGGGGGTTATTCATCGAGAGCAGCACTCCCCTTGCACCGGGCACCGAGTTGTCAGTGGAATTCGCTCTCCCGGACCGTCCATGGGAACGACTCAAGGCTAAAGCCAAAGTGGCGTGGACCAGGAACAAACCGGAACGTTATCTTCTCTTCCCGGGAATGGGAGTCCAATTCATAAACATTGACCCCGGTTCCCAGCAGCAGTTGGTCGAGCTCGTCACTGCATTGAACCGGAGCCGGTCGACGACTTAG